A region of Nostoc sp. 'Peltigera membranacea cyanobiont' N6 DNA encodes the following proteins:
- the kaiC gene encoding circadian clock protein KaiC codes for MSQNEQIEPNKTPKNGGVEKIRTMIEGFDDISHGGLPIGRTTLVSGTSGTGKTLLSLQFLYNGITYFDEAGVFVTFEESPSDIIKNAHVFGWNLPRLIEEGKLFILDASPDPEGQDIVGNFDLSALIERLQYAIRKYKAKRVSIDSMTAVFQQYEAMGVVRREIFRLVARLKILNVTTVITTERGEEYGPVASFGVEEFVSDNVVIVRNVLEGERRRRTAEILKLRGTTHMKGEYPFTITNEGVNIFPLGAMRLTQRSSNTRVSSGVETLDEMCGGGFFKDSIILATGATGTGKTLLVSKFIQNGCLNGEQAILFAYEESRAQLSRNASSWGIDFEELEDRGLLKIICTYPESTGLEDHLQIIKSEIAVFKPARIAIDSLSALARGVSNNAFRQFVIGVTGYAKQEEITGFFTNTTDQFLGAHSITDSHISTITDTILMLQYVEIRGEMSRAINVFKMRGSWHDKGIREYNITADGPDIKDSFRNYERIISGAPTRVSIDEKAELSRIVRRFEDKQSSEP; via the coding sequence ATGAGTCAAAACGAGCAAATAGAACCAAATAAAACACCTAAAAATGGAGGTGTAGAAAAAATTCGCACGATGATCGAAGGATTTGACGATATTAGTCATGGTGGTTTACCAATTGGTAGAACTACTTTGGTTAGTGGTACTTCCGGTACAGGTAAAACTTTATTATCTCTTCAGTTTCTCTATAACGGGATCACCTACTTTGATGAAGCCGGAGTATTTGTCACCTTTGAAGAATCACCCAGTGATATCATTAAAAATGCCCATGTTTTTGGTTGGAACTTGCCACGCCTAATTGAAGAAGGCAAGTTGTTTATTCTTGATGCATCTCCCGATCCAGAAGGTCAAGATATCGTTGGGAATTTTGACCTTTCAGCACTTATTGAACGCCTGCAATATGCCATTCGCAAATACAAAGCTAAACGAGTTTCAATCGACTCAATGACAGCCGTATTTCAGCAGTACGAAGCGATGGGAGTAGTGAGACGCGAGATTTTTCGCTTGGTAGCACGGCTTAAAATACTGAATGTCACTACTGTAATTACCACTGAACGGGGTGAAGAATATGGCCCCGTTGCCTCTTTCGGTGTGGAAGAATTTGTTTCTGATAATGTAGTAATTGTTCGCAACGTTTTAGAAGGAGAACGCCGCCGTCGCACAGCTGAAATTCTCAAGTTGCGCGGTACAACCCACATGAAAGGCGAATATCCCTTCACGATTACTAATGAAGGAGTTAACATCTTTCCACTAGGGGCAATGCGTTTAACTCAACGCTCTTCTAATACCAGGGTATCTTCTGGTGTCGAAACCTTAGATGAGATGTGCGGTGGTGGTTTCTTTAAAGATTCTATTATCTTAGCAACAGGAGCCACAGGTACTGGCAAAACCTTGTTAGTTAGTAAGTTTATTCAAAATGGTTGTCTTAATGGAGAGCAGGCCATATTATTTGCTTACGAAGAATCACGCGCCCAACTATCTCGAAATGCTTCCTCTTGGGGAATTGATTTTGAAGAATTAGAGGATCGAGGTTTACTCAAAATCATTTGTACCTATCCTGAATCAACTGGTTTAGAAGACCACTTACAAATTATTAAATCAGAAATTGCTGTCTTCAAACCGGCTCGCATCGCCATTGATTCCTTATCAGCATTAGCGAGAGGAGTAAGCAATAATGCATTTAGGCAGTTTGTAATTGGCGTGACGGGTTATGCTAAACAAGAAGAAATTACTGGTTTCTTTACTAACACAACTGACCAATTTCTGGGAGCGCATTCGATTACTGACTCTCATATCTCCACGATCACAGATACAATTTTGATGTTACAGTACGTAGAAATTCGTGGAGAAATGTCGCGGGCAATTAACGTATTTAAAATGCGTGGGTCTTGGCACGATAAGGGCATTCGTGAGTATAATATCACTGCTGACGGGCCCGATATTAAAGATTCTTTCCGAAACTACGAACGGATTATCAGCGGTGCTCCTACTCGCGTTAGTATCGATGAAAAGGCGGAACTTTCTCGCATTGTCAGACGTTTTGAAGACAAACAGAGTTCCGAACCCTAA
- the kaiB gene encoding circadian clock protein KaiB encodes MIKAKKTYVLKLYVAGNTPNSVRALKTLKDILEQEFEGAYALKVIDVLKSPQLAEEDKILATPTLSKILPPPVRKIIGDLSDRERVLIGLDLLYEELSEGDFEE; translated from the coding sequence ATGATTAAAGCCAAAAAAACCTACGTTCTCAAGCTTTACGTAGCAGGGAACACCCCTAATTCCGTCCGGGCATTAAAAACACTCAAAGATATTTTAGAACAGGAGTTTGAAGGTGCTTATGCTTTAAAAGTGATCGATGTATTAAAAAGCCCGCAACTGGCGGAAGAAGATAAAATATTGGCAACTCCAACATTATCTAAAATTTTACCTCCACCTGTTCGCAAAATTATCGGGGATCTTTCAGATCGAGAAAGAGTATTAATTGGATTAGATTTGCTCTATGAAGAACTGAGTGAAGGAGATTTTGAAGAGTAA
- a CDS encoding KaiA family protein, producing the protein MLLPILILQPDVNKCLENLVGLANQRIFSGWAWKFIDAIIAQFCYLPVAATTTGEIKYLPNWPPKDISSAYTGQYVYVFASQMQKSQQHFQEMTPAERQGLLRQLKSDYTLILINYFTTDKTLKEKIDKFINTIFYANIPVPQIIEIHMEIIEEFSIQLRIEGRSNETLLDYRLTLIDILAHLCEVYRSSSSR; encoded by the coding sequence ATGTTATTACCGATATTGATTCTGCAACCTGATGTTAACAAATGTTTAGAAAATCTAGTTGGCTTGGCCAATCAAAGGATTTTTAGTGGGTGGGCGTGGAAATTTATTGACGCAATTATTGCCCAATTTTGCTACTTACCTGTTGCTGCAACTACCACAGGGGAAATCAAATATTTACCAAATTGGCCGCCAAAAGATATAAGTAGCGCCTACACTGGCCAATACGTCTATGTATTTGCCAGTCAGATGCAAAAAAGCCAACAGCATTTCCAGGAGATGACTCCAGCAGAAAGGCAAGGATTATTAAGACAGCTTAAATCAGATTACACCCTAATCCTTATAAACTATTTTACTACAGACAAAACACTAAAAGAAAAAATTGATAAATTTATCAATACTATATTTTATGCTAATATTCCTGTGCCCCAAATCATCGAAATTCACATGGAAATAATTGAAGAATTTTCTATCCAGCTAAGAATAGAAGGAAGGAGCAATGAAACCTTACTTGATTATCGCCTGACCTTGATAGATATCTTGGCTCACCTGTGCGAAGTCTATAGAAGTTCGAGTTCTAGATAA
- a CDS encoding ATP-binding protein produces the protein MLMLDYPLYDFQATVPSCLQTSSLAVVLEIFEQEQCDRLVVLNQQQCPIGLLYSARLIQKLLAHSDNKNLNLQQSVSIWGQGLIEPIQTISASERVEQLSLRLCYPQGEKHQNLDWALIDSDGRYLGLLDSSRLLRSLAKERMAGLESSGIQRSRQESNKPKSLGHQPLILLLERLPWPLMLQTGTGEVLARNPAWWQQLGALKDPEGVRQQVEAILVPKSSEKSEYVSQRAIKVHPNSRENERGAEQELTQQEASPDSVYSRCYLDSQVGTCTCVVQVQNGQERIWQFAKIPLDSPEFKVMSAESEVLLSNDLWLVLATDVTEQQQLCKELSAKNADLIQLNRLKDEFLACISHELKTPLTAVLGLSRLLVDQQLGELNERQARYAGLIHQSGRHLMSVVNDILDLTRMETGQMDLTLTPVKIQAVCDRALSEAKAIHTQTTKTTSQTQENARSTAPQFCLSIELGLDQMVADELRLRQMLVHLLSNAFKFTEISGEIGLRVSRWEGWIAFTIWDTGIGIPEHQQHLIFQKFQQLENPLTRQFEGTGLGLVLTRALARLHGGDVSFLSREGKGSHFTLLLPPTPPKTGFSEPDMGIREEEETRHQQTRENPAATRQQSGKSTHTQHHPASSQRLVLVVEAVARYIEDLTDKLKGLGYRVVIARSGTEAVEKARRLQPIAIFLNPLLPLLSGWDVLTLLKSDSATRHISVIVTATGAEKDRAFANRADGFLSLPVEHQVLAPVLEKLCTAQAATQQGLDNSAIIPPKTPLRILRLVNPQLESVNPHSSLREHRVIEVDDLDQAELLARVWQFDVILLDVESTIAQIYLKQLIQHPRLAAIPLVTCDVATTLIASKIPGLSVFPYLTPFSKDNSSRIEKTDALLSVLQIASGICCPANILVVDLTMLRDFPQVRRKQAKGYQIEKNCSISSETAERGSEWFQALIQYLQTAGFKAAMSPCWAEVLQQIRHQSVDLLLICLGESAIHKDVLKALKTLGDSPDKLPPIVVLNQRLNRSETTFPAGVAYQEISKQKKNGLESIETVVGAIATRILPRSISMEDLLNQINQALAVNGYNGKC, from the coding sequence ATGTTAATGCTAGATTACCCGCTTTATGACTTTCAGGCAACCGTACCTAGCTGCCTCCAAACATCTTCTTTGGCAGTGGTGCTGGAGATTTTTGAGCAAGAGCAGTGCGATCGCTTGGTAGTACTGAATCAGCAGCAATGTCCTATAGGATTGCTGTATTCTGCCCGTTTAATCCAAAAATTATTAGCACATAGTGACAATAAAAATCTAAATTTACAGCAATCTGTCTCTATCTGGGGTCAAGGTTTAATTGAGCCAATACAGACAATATCAGCTTCTGAACGTGTAGAGCAATTAAGCTTGCGCTTGTGTTATCCACAAGGCGAAAAACACCAGAACTTAGATTGGGCGCTGATTGACTCTGATGGTCGATATTTAGGGTTGCTGGATAGTTCGCGCCTATTGCGATCGCTGGCTAAGGAACGCATGGCTGGGTTAGAAAGTTCAGGCATCCAGAGGTCGCGTCAGGAGTCAAATAAACCCAAGTCATTAGGACACCAGCCACTGATACTATTGCTAGAAAGACTACCTTGGCCTTTGATGTTGCAAACTGGTACTGGCGAGGTGTTAGCCAGAAATCCCGCTTGGTGGCAGCAATTAGGAGCCTTGAAAGATCCAGAAGGAGTTAGGCAACAGGTGGAGGCAATACTTGTTCCTAAGTCCTCCGAAAAATCAGAATATGTCAGCCAACGGGCAATCAAAGTTCATCCCAATTCTAGGGAGAATGAGCGTGGTGCTGAACAAGAACTGACTCAACAAGAAGCATCACCAGATTCTGTATACAGTCGCTGCTATTTGGATAGTCAAGTGGGTACTTGTACCTGCGTTGTCCAAGTACAAAATGGTCAGGAGCGAATCTGGCAATTTGCCAAAATTCCCTTAGATAGTCCTGAGTTTAAAGTCATGAGTGCTGAGTCAGAGGTTTTACTCAGCAATGATTTGTGGTTAGTTTTAGCTACTGATGTGACTGAACAGCAGCAGCTTTGCAAAGAATTATCTGCAAAAAATGCCGATTTAATTCAACTAAATCGCCTAAAGGACGAGTTTTTAGCTTGTATTAGTCATGAACTCAAAACTCCCCTAACTGCCGTTTTAGGATTATCGCGCTTGCTTGTAGATCAGCAGTTGGGAGAACTCAACGAGCGTCAAGCCCGTTACGCGGGGCTGATTCATCAAAGTGGCCGCCACCTGATGAGTGTGGTTAACGACATTTTAGATTTGACCCGGATGGAAACGGGACAAATGGATTTGACGCTAACTCCGGTGAAAATTCAGGCTGTGTGCGATCGCGCCCTATCAGAAGCCAAAGCCATCCACACTCAAACTACCAAAACGACATCCCAAACTCAAGAAAATGCCCGTTCAACTGCTCCCCAATTCTGCCTTTCTATTGAACTAGGCTTAGATCAGATGGTGGCAGATGAGTTGCGCTTACGCCAGATGCTAGTCCACTTACTTTCCAATGCCTTTAAATTCACCGAAATATCCGGCGAAATCGGGCTGCGGGTGAGTCGTTGGGAAGGATGGATTGCCTTTACAATTTGGGATACAGGTATTGGCATTCCTGAACACCAGCAACACTTAATCTTTCAAAAATTTCAACAACTGGAAAATCCCCTTACCCGCCAATTTGAAGGCACTGGTTTGGGACTGGTATTAACTCGGGCCTTGGCTCGCCTCCACGGAGGAGATGTCAGTTTCTTATCTCGTGAAGGTAAAGGTAGCCACTTTACCCTACTTCTGCCGCCTACTCCTCCAAAAACAGGCTTTTCTGAGCCAGATATGGGAATCAGAGAAGAAGAGGAAACGCGACACCAACAGACACGGGAAAACCCCGCAGCAACTCGTCAGCAGAGCGGTAAGTCCACACACACACAGCATCATCCTGCGAGTTCGCAACGTTTGGTCTTGGTAGTCGAGGCAGTAGCCCGATATATTGAAGACTTGACCGACAAACTCAAGGGTTTAGGATATCGGGTAGTAATTGCGCGATCGGGGACAGAAGCAGTTGAAAAAGCTCGACGCTTGCAACCAATAGCAATATTTTTGAATCCGTTATTACCCCTGCTATCAGGCTGGGATGTGCTAACTTTACTAAAATCCGACTCCGCAACCCGTCATATATCTGTAATTGTGACTGCGACGGGAGCCGAAAAAGATCGAGCATTTGCTAACCGAGCCGATGGTTTCTTAAGTTTGCCAGTAGAGCATCAAGTCTTAGCACCAGTTCTAGAAAAATTATGTACTGCACAAGCAGCTACGCAGCAAGGGTTAGACAATAGCGCGATTATTCCACCGAAAACCCCACTGCGAATTCTCAGATTGGTGAATCCCCAGTTGGAATCAGTAAATCCCCACTCTTCACTTCGAGAACATCGGGTGATTGAAGTAGACGATCTAGATCAGGCAGAACTTTTAGCACGGGTATGGCAGTTTGATGTCATTTTGCTAGATGTCGAAAGTACCATCGCCCAAATTTATCTAAAACAACTAATTCAACATCCACGTTTGGCGGCTATACCACTGGTTACTTGCGATGTTGCAACTACTCTCATCGCTTCTAAAATACCAGGATTATCTGTATTTCCTTACTTAACACCATTTAGCAAAGACAACAGCAGTCGCATTGAGAAAACAGATGCCTTATTGTCAGTACTGCAAATTGCTTCTGGTATTTGCTGCCCTGCTAACATCTTGGTAGTAGATTTGACAATGTTGCGTGATTTTCCCCAGGTAAGACGCAAGCAAGCGAAGGGTTATCAGATAGAAAAAAATTGCTCAATTAGTAGTGAAACAGCTGAACGGGGGTCTGAGTGGTTCCAAGCTTTAATTCAGTACCTACAAACAGCAGGCTTCAAAGCGGCGATGAGTCCTTGTTGGGCAGAAGTGTTACAACAAATTCGCCACCAAAGCGTTGACTTACTGCTAATTTGTTTAGGAGAATCCGCTATCCACAAAGATGTGCTAAAAGCCTTGAAAACATTAGGAGATTCCCCTGACAAATTACCACCGATTGTAGTACTAAATCAGCGATTAAATCGCTCAGAAACCACTTTTCCGGCTGGGGTAGCTTACCAGGAAATTAGCAAGCAGAAGAAGAATGGTTTGGAATCTATAGAAACTGTTGTTGGTGCGATCGCTACCCGAATTTTACCGCGATCCATATCAATGGAAGACCTCTTAAACCAGATCAATCAAGCCTTAGCTGTCAATGGTTACAATGGCAAATGTTAA
- a CDS encoding ArnT family glycosyltransferase → MSMNLSVKHTVDRWFNKIAKNPALSVTVSILWLMVIGWIAFGWNLGNTGLIDETEPLFAEASRQMFVTGDWITPFFNGDTRFDKPALIYWCQAIAYHMIGVNEWAVRLPSAIAAFGLICLAFYTIQWYLIKQDELEQVSRPTRRYLTSFTAAALMALNPETIIWARTGVSDMLLTGCMASALLCFFLGYAGKDGAGGWGLGTGKQGIAGSGEEFSQSRSETNSPFPNKWYLAFYVLIAGAILTKGPVGIVLPGLIVGAFLLYVGRFREVLREMRLLVGMLIILGLSVPWYALVIWRNGWNYINSFFGYHNLERFTEVVNGHSAPWYFYFIVVLLGFAPCSVYIPVAVIRLKFWQRSHWRSVERFQQFGLFAWFWFASIFGFFCIAVTKLPSYVLPLMPAAAILVALLWSDLFQDMETQQTTSASPPLLWSGWLNVVFLSVLSTALFNITHILGTDPAISNFHELIQKSGLPVIAGVMWLVSAILVAGLLLSRQWKHIISINLIGFVAFVIFVLTPASFFIDRERQLPLRELSAVILEAKQPNEELIMLGFKKPSVVFYSHIHVNYLGFPQEAIEHIKNQAAKGLKPPSVLLLAEQKKFLQMDLQPDDYKSLSTKGAYNLVRVPFKKKKNEKIDIS, encoded by the coding sequence ATGAGCATGAATTTGAGTGTTAAGCACACTGTTGATCGGTGGTTCAACAAGATAGCAAAGAATCCAGCCCTGAGCGTAACTGTATCCATATTGTGGTTAATGGTGATTGGCTGGATCGCTTTTGGGTGGAATTTGGGCAACACTGGCTTGATTGATGAGACAGAGCCGCTATTTGCCGAAGCTTCCCGCCAGATGTTCGTTACAGGTGATTGGATAACCCCATTTTTTAATGGTGACACTCGTTTCGATAAACCTGCTTTAATTTACTGGTGTCAAGCGATCGCATATCACATGATTGGGGTGAATGAGTGGGCAGTACGCCTTCCTTCTGCGATCGCAGCATTCGGCTTAATTTGTTTAGCTTTTTACACCATACAGTGGTATTTAATTAAACAAGACGAATTAGAGCAAGTTTCACGTCCTACTCGTCGCTACTTAACATCTTTTACAGCAGCAGCGCTCATGGCACTCAATCCCGAAACTATTATTTGGGCGAGAACGGGTGTCTCTGATATGTTGCTTACCGGATGTATGGCATCAGCTTTGTTATGTTTCTTTCTAGGGTATGCAGGCAAAGATGGGGCTGGGGGCTGGGGACTAGGGACTGGGAAACAGGGAATTGCAGGAAGTGGGGAGGAATTTTCCCAATCCCGGAGCGAAACGAACTCCCCATTCCCTAATAAGTGGTACTTAGCTTTTTATGTGCTAATTGCCGGAGCAATTTTGACTAAAGGCCCTGTGGGAATTGTCTTACCGGGGCTAATTGTTGGTGCCTTTTTGCTTTACGTGGGAAGGTTTCGAGAGGTATTGCGAGAAATGCGCCTCTTGGTGGGTATGCTGATAATTTTGGGTTTGTCAGTGCCCTGGTATGCTTTAGTAATTTGGCGCAATGGCTGGAATTACATTAACTCCTTTTTTGGTTATCACAACCTGGAACGCTTTACAGAAGTAGTTAATGGTCACTCAGCACCTTGGTATTTTTATTTTATAGTGGTGCTGTTGGGTTTTGCACCATGCTCAGTGTATATACCAGTAGCAGTAATCAGGCTCAAGTTTTGGCAGCGATCGCATTGGCGATCTGTTGAACGTTTTCAGCAGTTTGGTTTATTCGCCTGGTTCTGGTTTGCTAGCATCTTTGGCTTTTTCTGCATTGCTGTTACCAAACTTCCTAGTTACGTGTTGCCTTTAATGCCAGCAGCAGCCATCCTGGTAGCCCTGTTGTGGAGCGATCTTTTTCAAGATATGGAGACACAGCAAACAACTTCTGCTTCTCCTCCACTCCTGTGGAGTGGTTGGTTGAATGTAGTGTTTTTATCAGTTCTGTCAACAGCACTGTTTAACATAACCCACATATTAGGTACCGATCCAGCTATAAGTAACTTCCACGAACTAATTCAAAAATCTGGTTTACCAGTAATAGCCGGCGTAATGTGGTTGGTTTCTGCCATTTTAGTTGCGGGTTTATTATTGAGTCGTCAATGGAAGCACATTATCAGTATTAATTTAATCGGGTTTGTGGCGTTTGTAATTTTTGTTTTAACGCCTGCTTCGTTTTTTATCGATCGAGAACGTCAATTACCTTTAAGAGAATTATCTGCGGTTATCCTAGAAGCAAAACAACCAAATGAAGAATTGATCATGCTTGGCTTCAAAAAGCCTAGTGTGGTATTTTATAGCCACATTCATGTAAATTATTTAGGATTTCCCCAAGAAGCTATAGAGCATATTAAAAACCAGGCTGCCAAAGGGTTAAAACCTCCATCGGTGCTGCTATTGGCTGAACAGAAAAAGTTTTTACAAATGGACTTACAGCCAGATGATTACAAGAGTTTATCGACCAAGGGTGCTTATAACTTAGTTCGAGTTCCTTTTAAGAAAAAGAAAAATGAAAAAATAGATATATCTTAA
- a CDS encoding DUF565 domain-containing protein, with protein MQNTRLNNLFDAIVTRLGQWFLNPWRRLSLLIISFLFGFFLGNAVSTTAGQRAELDIVVAGFFVVLTEVISRIFYSQSFFAKRSLFVDSLNLLKVGFTYSLFLEAFKLGS; from the coding sequence ATGCAAAATACCCGTCTCAATAACTTGTTTGATGCCATTGTTACACGCTTGGGTCAATGGTTTTTAAATCCTTGGCGGCGGCTATCGTTGCTGATAATTAGTTTTTTGTTCGGTTTTTTTCTGGGAAACGCAGTTTCCACTACAGCCGGTCAACGGGCAGAATTAGATATTGTGGTAGCTGGTTTTTTTGTAGTGTTGACGGAAGTTATTAGTAGGATATTTTACAGTCAGAGCTTTTTCGCCAAGCGATCGCTCTTTGTAGACTCACTAAATCTCCTTAAAGTTGGTTTCACTTACAGCCTGTTTCTTGAAGCCTTTAAGCTGGGATCGTAG
- a CDS encoding glycerate kinase, with product MNLWLGEILVTDALGETWQQQARVAALADKLRAKAFGIVPENVDEVIEKRSQLLKSVLPAFSQFCQTTLQIEPKEMLQVLWDLWLPLAIKLASQRQQLERPLIQGILGGQGTGKTTMSKVLSLILNQLGYQALSLSLDDLYKTYSDRLILTQQDPRLIWRGPPGTHDVDLGLDVLDQIRQSQSSVMVPRFDKSAYKGAGDRTTPEMVTGVDIVLFEGWFVGVRPVNADVFDTAPPPIFTDEDRAFARDINHRLHDYLPLWERLDSLILLYPTDYRCSLEWRKQAEQQMIAAGKSGMSNSEIEQFVNYFWRSLHPELFIKPLVKDATVVDLVIEIHADRSFGEVYCDRT from the coding sequence ATGAATTTGTGGCTGGGTGAAATTTTGGTAACGGATGCACTGGGGGAAACTTGGCAGCAACAAGCTAGAGTTGCAGCGCTGGCAGATAAGTTAAGGGCTAAAGCTTTTGGGATCGTGCCGGAAAATGTCGATGAGGTGATAGAAAAGCGATCGCAGTTACTAAAATCTGTCCTCCCAGCTTTCAGTCAATTCTGCCAAACTACCCTCCAAATCGAACCTAAGGAAATGTTACAAGTTTTGTGGGACTTGTGGCTGCCTTTGGCGATCAAACTAGCATCGCAGCGCCAACAGTTGGAACGCCCTCTGATTCAAGGAATATTAGGAGGACAAGGCACTGGTAAAACCACAATGTCTAAGGTTCTCAGCTTGATTCTGAATCAGTTGGGATACCAGGCTCTGAGTTTGTCTTTGGATGACTTATATAAAACTTACAGCGATCGCTTGATTTTAACACAACAAGATCCCCGCTTGATTTGGCGCGGTCCACCAGGAACCCACGATGTAGATTTAGGCTTAGATGTACTAGATCAAATCCGCCAGTCGCAAAGTTCGGTTATGGTTCCCCGCTTTGATAAATCTGCATACAAAGGCGCTGGCGATCGCACTACTCCAGAAATGGTAACGGGTGTAGATATTGTACTATTTGAAGGTTGGTTTGTGGGTGTACGACCAGTTAACGCAGATGTATTTGATACTGCACCGCCGCCAATTTTCACAGATGAGGATAGAGCATTTGCCCGTGACATTAATCATCGCCTCCACGATTATTTACCACTGTGGGAGCGATTAGACAGCTTAATTTTGCTTTATCCAACCGATTATCGCTGTTCTTTGGAGTGGCGCAAACAGGCGGAACAGCAGATGATTGCTGCGGGGAAGTCGGGGATGAGCAATTCAGAGATAGAGCAATTTGTCAATTATTTTTGGCGATCGCTTCACCCAGAGTTATTTATCAAGCCGTTGGTAAAAGATGCAACAGTAGTTGATTTAGTGATTGAGATCCATGCCGATCGTAGCTTTGGTGAAGTTTATTGCGATCGCACTTAG